GATAGCTGGTTTAAGCGGATTGAAGATCTGGTGATGCTCCATTCTCCAAGTGGGGTGGAGGGAGAAATGAATCAGTTTCTGTTGGCGGAGTTTAAACGCTTGGGGGTGGAGGTGACGATGGATTGGGCCGATAATGTGATTGCTAAAATTCCTGGTCAAGAGGGGAGTCGGGCGATCGCCATTACGGCCCATAAGGATGAAATTGGCGCAATAGTCAAGCGGGTTCAATCCCAGGGACGGTTAGAGGTGGGCAAGCTGGGAGGCTCCTTTCCTTGGGTGTATGGGGAGGGGGTGGTGGATATTTTGGGCGATCGCCGCACAATTTCCGGTATCCTCAGTTTTGGCTCTCGCCATGTTTCCCATGAGTCTCCCCAAAAGGTGCAGCAGGAAACGAAACCTGTAGAGTGGGAAAAGGTTTGGATCGAAACCAAGCTCACTCAGGAGCAGTTACAAGAGGCTGGGGTGCGTCCGGGAACTCGTGTGGTGGTGGGGAAACACCGCAAGCGGGCCATCCGGTTGCATGATTATATTGCCAGTTATACGTTGGATAATAAGGCTTCGGTGGCTATTCTCTTAGGTCTGGCCGAGCGGGTGAAAGAGCCACCTGTGGATGTCTATTTGGTGGCTTCGGCTAAGGAAGAGGTGGGAGCTATTGGAGCGTTGTATTTTAGCCAGCACCATCGGTTAGAAGCCTTGATTGCTCTGGAAATCTGCCCTTTAGCTCCAGAATATCCGATCGCCGATGGGGTGGCTCCGGTTTTGCTCTCCCAAGATAGTTATGGCCTCTATGATGAGGGCTTAAATAAGGAGTTACAACAGGCGGCTGACGCGGCCCAAATTCCTATCCAACGGGCGATTCTAAGTGGGTTTGGCAGTGATGCCTCCATTGCCATGAAGTTCGGCCATGTGGCTCGTGGAGCCTGTTTGGGTTTCCCCACCCAGAATACCCATGGCTATGAAATTGCCCATTTAGGGGCGATCGGCAATTGTCTCGAAATTTTAGTGCGCTATGTTAGCTCCATTAAACCTTACGTCTGAGGATTGAATGGAATTTTTTAACTCTCTGGTTAGGAATCCTGATGATTCATGAGGCTTTTTGTATCTCGGTATACCAAAAAAGCCCTATATAAACCTTTCCTAAAAAACGTAAAGTTATGTAAACTGTTTATAGAGGGATGTGAACCTTAACTTTCACAGGTTTTTCACATTCACCTCCTATCATGATGAACATGAGGAACACACCAGTAAGGAATTTTTAGGAGCCGATTATGTCTGTAAGTTTACCCTCCATCATCCAAGAACAATTCGTCAAACCCTTCAAATACTGGAACGATGGTGTCCAGGAAGCGATGTCTTACCAAAATGAAATGTATACTTACGTCCGTTCTTACAGCCAAGAGAAACGTCTACAAGCCTATGGCTATGCCTGTGACATGGCTGAAAAAAACGTCAGAAGCTGCATTACTTGCTCTGAGCAAGGCTACAAAGTTTGGGTGAATCTCAAGTCTCTGGCCAATCAGCAAGTTGATGAAGCTCAAACCCTGAACCTCAGCCCCGCTTTCTCCTAATCCTCTTCTAGAACGATTCAAACAGTAATCGTGCAGCTCCTTGAATCCGCACAAGAGGTTGAATAGAGCGAGGCAAGGGAGGAAGATGAATCACAGTTTGCTCGCTATCAAAACCCAATTGGTCATGACGATCGCAACTATAGTTCCAAACCACATAGTTTTGATTAACCTCTAGATCCTTCAACGATGTACTTAATCGATGGTGTTCCGCTAAAATCGCCGGTTGATTCTGTACCACCCCAATAAATTCAGTATGCCGATCATCCTTTAGTTTTTTCTGGGCTGTAACTACCCGTTTTCTCAGGGTGCGGAGTTCGCCCATAAACTCGGTACGTCCGAGAACATCTTGATATTTAATCCATAATTTGAACACCCAGGCTAACCAGTCGGCTAAGGCTGTGGGCATTTCTAGAAATCGCAGTAAATGGCCGGTGGGTGCAGTATCCAGGATGATTAAATCTTGCTCTTGACTCTCCAAGAGTTCCATGACGGCTAAGAGGGCGAGAATTTCATCAATCCCAGGGAAGGAGAGGGAGACGAGTTTCCGCCAAGCTTCTGGGCCATAGAGTAATTTTAGGTTTTCCTGGGTGGGAGAATCGCCGCTAATCATTTCAGCCAGTTCCCAAAGATAGTCCTCGCGAAATTGATTGAGAAGCACTTGAGAATCGATTTCTGCGGCCGTTAGGTTGGGGAGATCGATCGCCTGGGGATCGTGGTCTAAAGGCTGTCCAAAGGCATCCCCCAAGGAATGGGCCGGATCGATGGAAATCACCCGGACTTGCTGTTTGGGGTGGGTTTGGGCCATTCCCCAGGCGATCGCCGCCGCTACCGTAGTTTTCCCCACTCCCCCTTTACCGCCAACGATGATTAAGCGGCGCTGTTGGGCGATAAAATCGGGTAAACCCGGTGGGATGCGATCGGGCCAAGTGACCTCAGTGGAGGCAATTTCCCCATCCTGCACCGTCACTGGGCACATCTGGGCCATGACCCGATCTAAGGCTTCACTTCCCAAGGGAGGACTGGCGCATTGGGCAATCCCCAACAGGGGCAAACTATCCACCAGTTCCTGAAATTGGGGGAGAATCTGCTGCTGCTCTGCATAGCGGTCTCGATCCCCTGGGGATAAATCTTCCGATCCCGCTACCAACCGATTCACCCAAACCCCTCCCAAGGGAATCTGCAACCCTTGTAGAGAGGTGACAAACCGCCGAGTTTCTTCTAAACTCATGGCTTCAGCGATCCCCACCACGACGCAACGGGTGCGCTCTTGATCTTGCAATAGGGCCCGTCCCGTTTGCAGATCGGCCTTCATATCTTGTAAAAACTCATCTCCTCGATCGCCCTGATAGCGACCGGTAAACGCTTCACTGATAGCCCGGTGCTTTTCCTGGAACAGATCCAGGGCTTCTAAAAACTGGTCAAGAAAATCCATTAACCCCAATAGATTCAGCGCATGGCCACTGGGGGCCATATCCACCACTACCCGGTCTACTTCTTGCTCGCGCAACAGACGCTGAATCTCTAAGATTCCCATTAATTCATCGAGTCCCGGCCAACTTAAATCCCAGACGGGGGTTAAATCTTCGGCTGCTGCAAAACTGCCCCGTTCCACCAGCAGTTGTAAGACTTCACCGTAGCGCTGTTTAAATTCTTGTAGTAGAGCTGCTGCATCGAGGGCTTGGACTTCTAGATTAGGCAGATCCGGGAGGGAAAGGCGATCGCCGCTAACCCGACATTGCAGGACATCCCCCAAGGAATGGGCCGGATCGGTCGAGAGCAGTAACACCTTCTCGTTGGGGAACTGTTGGCCCCAATAGCGAGCAAACCCACAGGAGAGGGTGGTTTTCCCCACGCCCCCTTTCCCACTCAAGAGCAATAGTTGTAGGCGATCGTATGAATTCATAGCACCAGGATCGGTTGTCCATCCCCTATGGTACTACCAGTT
The window above is part of the Roseofilum capinflatum BLCC-M114 genome. Proteins encoded here:
- a CDS encoding M42 family metallopeptidase; amino-acid sequence: MNWDSWFKRIEDLVMLHSPSGVEGEMNQFLLAEFKRLGVEVTMDWADNVIAKIPGQEGSRAIAITAHKDEIGAIVKRVQSQGRLEVGKLGGSFPWVYGEGVVDILGDRRTISGILSFGSRHVSHESPQKVQQETKPVEWEKVWIETKLTQEQLQEAGVRPGTRVVVGKHRKRAIRLHDYIASYTLDNKASVAILLGLAERVKEPPVDVYLVASAKEEVGAIGALYFSQHHRLEALIALEICPLAPEYPIADGVAPVLLSQDSYGLYDEGLNKELQQAADAAQIPIQRAILSGFGSDASIAMKFGHVARGACLGFPTQNTHGYEIAHLGAIGNCLEILVRYVSSIKPYV
- a CDS encoding ArsA family ATPase, which encodes MNSYDRLQLLLLSGKGGVGKTTLSCGFARYWGQQFPNEKVLLLSTDPAHSLGDVLQCRVSGDRLSLPDLPNLEVQALDAAALLQEFKQRYGEVLQLLVERGSFAAAEDLTPVWDLSWPGLDELMGILEIQRLLREQEVDRVVVDMAPSGHALNLLGLMDFLDQFLEALDLFQEKHRAISEAFTGRYQGDRGDEFLQDMKADLQTGRALLQDQERTRCVVVGIAEAMSLEETRRFVTSLQGLQIPLGGVWVNRLVAGSEDLSPGDRDRYAEQQQILPQFQELVDSLPLLGIAQCASPPLGSEALDRVMAQMCPVTVQDGEIASTEVTWPDRIPPGLPDFIAQQRRLIIVGGKGGVGKTTVAAAIAWGMAQTHPKQQVRVISIDPAHSLGDAFGQPLDHDPQAIDLPNLTAAEIDSQVLLNQFREDYLWELAEMISGDSPTQENLKLLYGPEAWRKLVSLSFPGIDEILALLAVMELLESQEQDLIILDTAPTGHLLRFLEMPTALADWLAWVFKLWIKYQDVLGRTEFMGELRTLRKRVVTAQKKLKDDRHTEFIGVVQNQPAILAEHHRLSTSLKDLEVNQNYVVWNYSCDRHDQLGFDSEQTVIHLPPLPRSIQPLVRIQGAARLLFESF